The Methanoregula boonei 6A8 genome has a window encoding:
- a CDS encoding cytochrome c biogenesis CcdA family protein, protein MAGVSYLVAFLAGIVSFLAPCVLPLVPGFLIYLAGTSVKEGSGKRWDIVLASLLFVAGFSIVFALLGVLLSTILNSVTYSVQLWLSRAGGLIIIFFGLYLVGLIRIGWLEQEHKFSVTGIKSKYLTSFVFGVAFAAGWTPCVGAALGAILGLAATEPTVAFTLLLAYSAGLGVPFIITGLFASQAVGWISKYSRVLHYVNIVFGILLIVIGILIFTQTLSLIANLPELNGFLLGS, encoded by the coding sequence ATGGCCGGCGTGTCCTACCTTGTCGCATTCCTTGCAGGGATCGTCTCATTTCTTGCGCCCTGCGTCCTGCCTCTCGTACCGGGTTTTCTCATCTATCTTGCCGGGACTTCGGTGAAGGAGGGATCGGGAAAACGCTGGGACATCGTCCTTGCAAGCCTCCTCTTTGTCGCCGGCTTCTCGATTGTCTTTGCCCTCCTTGGGGTCCTCTTAAGTACGATCCTGAACTCTGTTACGTACAGTGTGCAGCTCTGGCTGTCGAGAGCCGGGGGGCTTATCATCATCTTCTTTGGGCTCTACCTGGTCGGCCTGATCCGGATCGGCTGGCTCGAGCAGGAGCACAAGTTTTCTGTGACCGGGATAAAATCGAAGTACCTTACCTCGTTTGTATTCGGTGTCGCTTTTGCTGCCGGGTGGACCCCCTGCGTCGGGGCAGCTCTCGGGGCAATCCTGGGGCTTGCCGCAACGGAACCGACGGTTGCGTTCACCCTCCTCCTTGCGTACTCGGCAGGGCTTGGCGTGCCGTTTATTATTACCGGGTTGTTTGCATCGCAGGCAGTGGGCTGGATCAGCAAATATTCCCGGGTGCTGCATTACGTCAATATCGTTTTTGGCATCCTGTTGATCGTTATCGGTATCCTGATCTTCACGCAGACGCTCTCGCTCATCGCAAACCTGCCGGAGCTCAACGGGTTCCTTCTGGGGAGTTGA
- a CDS encoding redoxin domain-containing protein, with protein sequence MEKRTLALIGALILIAAAIIVLTPLSPNRSFTGTAVAPGNRTAINAEKAKLYPYAKEIAEPSGFVNVDNITIASLVGKDVILVDFWTYSCINCERTIPYLNLWYSEYHDQGLEIIGVHTPEFQFEHDINNVRMAVRKFGIQYPVVLDNNYATWDSYGNQYWPEDYLVDIDGFIVYHHIGEGDYNETEAEIQDLLRERAAALGLNITISNTTSVPSDAVAVNFSAVGSPETYFGAARNQYLANGNSSVTGLQTLVIPAQVQLNGLYLSGTWDFADQYAENTGNASIVFPYEAKNVYFVASADNATAVQVLLDGKPVTDLAGPDVTNGTVTIQADRLYSLVQGSGYGTHTLELDIPEPGLNAYTFTFG encoded by the coding sequence ATGGAAAAAAGAACACTGGCACTTATCGGGGCGCTCATCCTCATCGCAGCGGCCATCATTGTCCTTACGCCGCTTTCCCCCAACAGGTCTTTTACCGGAACAGCAGTAGCGCCGGGGAACAGGACCGCAATAAACGCAGAAAAGGCGAAACTGTACCCGTACGCAAAGGAGATTGCAGAGCCGTCGGGGTTTGTAAACGTCGACAATATCACTATCGCAAGCCTTGTCGGAAAGGATGTTATCCTTGTGGACTTCTGGACGTACAGCTGCATCAACTGCGAGCGCACGATCCCGTACCTGAACCTGTGGTACTCAGAATATCATGACCAGGGCCTCGAGATCATCGGGGTCCATACCCCTGAGTTCCAGTTCGAGCACGACATCAACAATGTCAGGATGGCAGTCCGGAAGTTTGGTATCCAGTACCCCGTTGTGCTCGACAACAACTACGCGACCTGGGATTCGTACGGGAACCAGTACTGGCCCGAGGACTACCTTGTCGACATCGATGGCTTCATCGTGTACCATCATATCGGCGAGGGCGATTACAATGAGACCGAGGCCGAGATCCAGGACCTCTTAAGGGAACGGGCAGCGGCACTCGGCCTCAATATCACCATCTCAAACACGACCAGTGTCCCGTCAGATGCAGTTGCGGTAAACTTTTCTGCGGTTGGGAGCCCGGAGACGTACTTTGGTGCAGCACGCAACCAGTACCTGGCAAACGGGAACTCATCAGTGACCGGGCTCCAGACCCTTGTGATTCCCGCGCAGGTACAGCTCAACGGGTTGTACCTGTCCGGGACATGGGATTTTGCCGACCAGTACGCAGAAAACACCGGGAATGCGAGCATCGTGTTCCCGTACGAGGCAAAAAACGTCTACTTCGTTGCAAGTGCGGACAATGCCACGGCCGTGCAGGTCCTGCTTGATGGGAAACCGGTCACTGACCTGGCAGGTCCTGATGTTACCAACGGGACCGTCACGATCCAGGCAGACCGGCTGTACTCCCTTGTGCAGGGATCCGGTTATGGGACACATACGCTGGAGCTCGATATCCCGGAGCCGGGCCTGAATGCGTACACATTTACCTTTGGGTGA
- a CDS encoding PAS domain S-box protein, which produces MMTVPAPLTTADGIPGMKDADFLRKTTCAFAILAIAICIAGILGNISGSLILSSVCRGCKTLALSAALIWIFFGALLLLLSARQAGRTVRILVQAILVFIFGLECIEIAFSLNGAQFIVESWSVQAGSELFGSLSTPISPIASGLIAIAAAGLFFCTDPSLLSPSRLRAREITVISGGILTLMGFALALSYLFGTPLILAKAIIPIAAASALAAFFIGLGLIAAAGPFTVPVCYFMGNSIRARLLRTFVSLSVAITLCETILFYVISAWLGISNEIMISASLVLFIVVTSVIVGRVSEMIGQTLDKKEQELADKNAYLGELNDNLVSAEEKLRQTIETLIKNERDLHESEQFLRETEKIAKIGGWKANPKTDYLQVSEGVYDIFGIPGHHRPGFSEGLNCFSREDQILIRESIETCLATGKPFTHEIRITTGTNEEVWTEIRGLALVREGHLSSVIGTIQDISRRRKVEEMLKRESGKLDILAESARLLLGSEKPGHVVQRIGERVMQFLSCQVFFNYLIDETGQRMELNAYAGIAQEDAEQIRYLNLGDAVCGRVARDSKRMVIYDILSTDDEKTRLVRSLGISGYACHPLIFQGRTLGTISFGTADRACFSEDELDLMQSVTALVATAMAQKQIADTLKSTSQYLESLINYANAPIIVWDPDYRILRFNHAFEFLTGFSADEIIGKPLDILFPEKSRRDSMELIRRTSGGERWESVEIPVMHVSGSVKMVLWNSANVYDPDGAAIVSTIAQGQDITERKNAEETARQTASLLRAALDSTGDGILVVDNARTITGYNKKFCAIWGIPEPVLDDCAREAIALVSMARQVVDAKEFTGHLNDLYNHPGRESYDTVKLKDGRIFERYSLPQKIGDTIVGRVWSYRDITERRQAEIALQESLEKFRVIATSTPDHILVQDKNLRYTQVINPQPGLTGQDMIGKTDYEILSREEADTLTTIKKQVLETGSAVSSEMHLTNARGEKNYFSGAYVPTRNEAGEVDGLIGYFRNVTEKKQANEKILAALAEKEVLIREIHHRVKNNLQIVTGLLDMTRTRAQDPETTGILTDMMLKIKTMARIHTRLYESNQSGQVSMDGQIRDMVTDLSGIYLPSSPGIRCEVDAEEFSLPVDLAIPCALVINEILSNSFKHAFRERTHGTIRVLAHRTGEQVHISIRDDGTGIPEQVDPERTASLGLKLIRNLVNQLQGTLTIGSPEEGTEVTIDFPAKTGG; this is translated from the coding sequence ATGATGACCGTACCGGCCCCCCTTACCACTGCTGACGGCATACCCGGGATGAAGGATGCAGACTTTTTAAGAAAAACTACCTGCGCCTTCGCCATTCTTGCCATTGCGATCTGCATCGCAGGCATCCTCGGAAATATATCCGGCAGTCTCATCCTGAGCAGTGTATGCAGAGGGTGCAAGACCCTTGCGCTGAGTGCTGCACTCATATGGATCTTTTTTGGCGCCCTCCTTCTCCTGTTGTCCGCACGGCAGGCCGGGCGTACCGTGCGGATCCTGGTACAGGCAATCCTGGTTTTTATTTTCGGCCTGGAATGCATTGAGATTGCATTCAGCCTGAACGGAGCGCAGTTTATCGTTGAATCATGGTCGGTTCAGGCAGGATCGGAGCTTTTTGGATCGCTGTCAACGCCGATATCCCCCATAGCCTCCGGCCTCATCGCCATAGCTGCAGCCGGGCTGTTTTTCTGCACCGATCCTTCCCTCCTGTCACCTTCGCGCCTCAGGGCACGGGAGATCACGGTCATAAGCGGGGGCATCCTCACGCTTATGGGGTTTGCGCTCGCCTTAAGTTACCTGTTTGGGACACCGCTTATCCTTGCAAAAGCGATCATCCCCATTGCAGCTGCCTCTGCCCTTGCTGCGTTTTTTATCGGCCTGGGGCTCATTGCCGCTGCAGGACCTTTCACGGTTCCCGTCTGTTATTTTATGGGAAATTCCATCAGGGCGCGGCTGTTGAGGACCTTTGTCTCCTTAAGTGTAGCAATAACGCTCTGTGAAACCATCCTTTTTTACGTCATTTCTGCATGGCTTGGTATCTCCAATGAGATCATGATCTCGGCAAGCCTTGTCCTCTTTATCGTCGTTACCTCGGTTATCGTCGGCCGGGTATCGGAGATGATCGGCCAGACCCTTGACAAAAAAGAGCAGGAACTTGCAGACAAAAATGCATATCTCGGAGAACTTAATGACAACCTGGTATCCGCAGAAGAGAAACTAAGGCAGACGATCGAGACCCTCATCAAAAACGAGCGGGACCTCCACGAAAGCGAACAATTCCTCCGGGAAACCGAGAAGATTGCAAAGATCGGCGGGTGGAAGGCCAACCCAAAGACCGATTATCTCCAGGTGAGCGAAGGGGTTTATGACATCTTCGGGATCCCGGGGCATCACCGGCCGGGATTCTCCGAAGGCCTGAACTGTTTTTCCCGGGAGGATCAGATCCTTATCCGCGAAAGTATTGAAACGTGCCTTGCCACCGGTAAGCCGTTTACCCATGAGATCAGGATCACCACCGGGACAAATGAGGAGGTCTGGACGGAGATCAGGGGGCTTGCTTTGGTCAGGGAGGGGCACCTGTCCTCGGTTATCGGGACCATCCAGGATATCTCACGGCGCCGGAAGGTTGAAGAAATGCTCAAACGGGAGAGCGGGAAACTGGACATACTTGCAGAATCCGCCCGGCTCCTCCTTGGTTCCGAAAAACCCGGGCACGTTGTCCAGCGCATAGGGGAACGGGTAATGCAGTTCCTTTCCTGCCAGGTCTTTTTCAATTATCTTATCGATGAAACCGGCCAGCGGATGGAACTCAACGCTTATGCCGGTATTGCACAGGAGGACGCAGAGCAGATCCGGTACCTTAACCTGGGAGATGCAGTCTGTGGCAGGGTGGCCCGCGACAGCAAGCGGATGGTAATTTATGATATTCTCAGCACCGATGACGAAAAAACACGCCTGGTCCGGTCCCTGGGCATTTCCGGGTATGCATGCCACCCGCTTATCTTCCAGGGCCGCACCCTTGGGACGATCTCCTTTGGCACCGCTGACCGGGCCTGTTTTAGCGAGGATGAACTGGACCTGATGCAGTCAGTGACGGCCCTTGTGGCTACTGCGATGGCGCAAAAGCAGATCGCAGATACTCTCAAAAGCACAAGCCAGTACCTGGAGAGCCTGATAAATTACGCCAATGCACCGATCATTGTCTGGGACCCGGACTACCGGATCCTGCGGTTCAACCACGCATTTGAGTTCCTGACGGGATTTTCTGCGGACGAGATCATCGGAAAGCCGCTCGATATCCTGTTCCCGGAAAAATCCCGCCGGGATTCCATGGAACTCATAAGGAGGACCAGTGGAGGGGAACGCTGGGAATCGGTGGAGATCCCGGTCATGCATGTTTCCGGCTCTGTAAAAATGGTCCTGTGGAACTCTGCAAACGTATACGATCCCGACGGTGCGGCCATAGTCTCCACCATAGCGCAGGGTCAGGATATCACGGAGCGTAAGAACGCAGAAGAGACTGCCAGACAAACTGCATCGTTACTCAGGGCAGCCCTCGATTCCACCGGTGACGGCATCCTTGTAGTCGACAATGCACGAACCATTACCGGCTATAACAAGAAATTCTGTGCCATCTGGGGCATCCCCGAACCTGTGCTCGATGATTGTGCCCGCGAGGCAATCGCGCTTGTTTCCATGGCACGGCAGGTAGTAGATGCAAAAGAGTTTACCGGCCACCTCAACGACCTGTACAACCACCCGGGGCGGGAGAGTTATGATACGGTAAAGCTGAAGGATGGCAGGATCTTCGAGAGGTACTCGCTGCCCCAGAAGATCGGCGACACCATTGTCGGCCGTGTGTGGAGCTACCGTGACATTACCGAGCGCAGGCAGGCTGAGATCGCCCTGCAGGAAAGCCTGGAGAAATTCCGGGTCATTGCAACGAGCACGCCGGACCATATCCTGGTGCAGGACAAAAATCTCCGGTATACCCAGGTCATCAATCCCCAGCCGGGACTTACCGGGCAGGATATGATCGGGAAAACCGATTACGAGATTCTCTCAAGAGAAGAGGCAGACACCCTGACAACGATCAAGAAGCAGGTTCTTGAGACCGGTAGCGCAGTCAGCAGTGAAATGCACCTGACAAACGCACGGGGCGAGAAAAACTACTTTTCCGGGGCATATGTTCCTACAAGGAATGAAGCAGGGGAGGTTGACGGCCTTATCGGGTATTTCCGGAACGTGACCGAAAAGAAACAGGCCAATGAAAAGATCCTTGCAGCGCTTGCGGAAAAAGAGGTCCTGATCCGGGAGATCCACCACCGGGTGAAAAACAACCTCCAGATCGTTACCGGCCTCCTTGATATGACAAGGACACGGGCCCAGGACCCTGAGACCACCGGTATCCTCACGGACATGATGCTGAAGATCAAGACTATGGCCCGTATCCACACCCGTTTGTACGAGAGCAACCAGTCCGGCCAGGTCAGCATGGACGGCCAGATCCGGGATATGGTAACCGATCTCTCCGGCATCTACCTGCCTTCCTCTCCCGGCATCAGGTGCGAGGTGGATGCAGAAGAGTTCTCCCTCCCGGTCGATCTTGCAATCCCCTGTGCGCTGGTCATTAACGAGATCCTTTCCAACTCGTTCAAACATGCCTTCAGGGAGCGCACCCACGGGACGATACGGGTACTGGCACACCGGACGGGCGAACAGGTCCATATCAGTATCCGGGATGACGGGACAGGCATCCCGGAACAGGTGGATCCGGAGCGTACGGCAAGCCTTGGCCTCAAGCTGATACGCAACCTGGTAAATCAGTTACAGGGAACGCTTACTATTGGAAGCCCCGAAGAGGGTACAGAAGTCACGATCGATTTTCCCGCAAAAACGGGAGGATAA
- a CDS encoding response regulator: MPKILVVDDEAIITMQLEERLHAMGYTVAGMAASGEDAIGKARRLSPDLILMDIVMPGKLNGIEAAEVICSELDIPVIFVTSYADDAIIEKAKKARPYGYIVKPFSELEIKAAIEVALFRKAAERESKQNAEAARAATPLQPATLPGTAPGAVQEAEYLALPEIKTVLLKDIFSGIVLFLYVDPQVKDPIFKFAIEAGIQKGGRTFFAYHQSVLQKYFLEEGRSGRLFSRRIKPGELFLLHSLIEKCTQTLPPAGSGGSLQVLFDFSDTGEFDDIVAVKNMILKYRETGVPITGIIAASMAGLDHERIRLLSEGIAKIIVSTGKDTMISFAHSTFPPESITVVPQATIEDVVKKLLEPVILSILEKPISGFDIVHEIHNRYKVLIPQARIYTYLYELQKNGYLEMKVSGKSKLYYPTESGKKYIRQRLIEFKFVFRHIMGEEPALPVKKE, translated from the coding sequence ATGCCAAAGATTCTTGTGGTCGACGATGAAGCAATCATTACCATGCAGCTCGAAGAGAGGCTGCATGCAATGGGGTACACGGTTGCCGGCATGGCAGCATCGGGAGAGGATGCGATCGGGAAGGCACGCAGGCTCTCACCCGATCTTATTCTGATGGACATCGTTATGCCGGGAAAACTCAACGGCATCGAGGCAGCGGAGGTCATTTGTTCAGAACTGGACATCCCGGTGATTTTTGTTACCTCGTACGCCGATGACGCGATTATTGAGAAGGCAAAAAAGGCCCGGCCGTACGGCTATATCGTAAAACCCTTCAGTGAACTGGAAATAAAAGCAGCCATTGAAGTGGCCCTCTTCCGCAAGGCAGCGGAACGGGAATCAAAACAAAACGCAGAGGCCGCCAGGGCCGCGACCCCGCTGCAGCCTGCGACTCTTCCGGGTACTGCCCCCGGGGCGGTACAGGAAGCGGAGTACCTTGCCCTGCCCGAGATAAAAACGGTGCTGTTAAAGGATATCTTCTCCGGCATTGTCCTTTTCCTCTATGTGGATCCCCAGGTAAAGGATCCGATATTCAAATTCGCCATTGAGGCAGGGATCCAAAAAGGGGGGCGGACTTTCTTTGCCTACCACCAGTCCGTGCTGCAGAAATATTTCCTTGAAGAGGGCCGGAGCGGCCGGCTCTTTAGCCGGCGTATAAAACCAGGGGAACTCTTTTTGCTGCACAGTCTTATCGAAAAATGCACCCAGACCCTTCCCCCGGCAGGTTCCGGGGGCAGTCTCCAGGTACTTTTCGACTTTTCCGACACCGGGGAGTTCGACGATATCGTAGCGGTAAAAAACATGATCCTGAAATACAGGGAGACCGGTGTCCCCATCACCGGCATTATTGCCGCCAGCATGGCTGGTCTTGATCACGAACGGATCCGGCTGCTCTCGGAAGGCATTGCAAAGATCATCGTGTCGACCGGGAAGGACACGATGATTTCCTTTGCCCATTCAACGTTCCCGCCCGAGTCCATCACTGTTGTCCCCCAGGCCACAATCGAGGACGTGGTAAAGAAACTGCTTGAACCGGTCATACTCTCCATTCTCGAAAAACCGATCTCCGGGTTTGATATTGTCCATGAGATCCATAACCGGTACAAGGTTCTCATCCCCCAGGCGCGGATTTATACGTACCTCTACGAACTCCAGAAGAACGGGTACCTGGAGATGAAGGTATCCGGCAAATCAAAGTTGTACTATCCTACTGAGAGCGGGAAAAAATACATCCGGCAGCGCCTGATCGAGTTCAAATTTGTCTTCCGGCACATCATGGGCGAAGAGCCGGCTCTCCCGGTAAAAAAGGAATGA
- the glgP gene encoding alpha-glucan family phosphorylase, with the protein MADHKDGLADRFPHVPERLSGLVDLAYNLWWSWHPEARVLFKQINQQAWKKSLHNPVKMLRDIPPEYLDGVLANPAYLRRYDIIMNRFSRYMANHSGWFSEHYPKEKSQPIAYFSAEYGLHHSLPFYAGGLGFLAGDHLKECSDLGVPLVAVGFMYSEGYLHQHIRPDGWQDNITEVLDRDAAPITRVLNAAGNQMVIQVPFIEPRMYAAAWKVNVGKIPLFLLDTDIAENLPENRTISHRLYAEQTAQRLKQEIVLGIGGRKMLAELGIGFAAVHLNEGHPAFALLEGIRERVAAGMTFPDAMEQVKRTSVFTTHTPVPAGNDIFPRDLMNTYFSSYYGQMGIDAETFFGLGHHPCDEGTGFNMTAFALRLTQYHNAVSKKHGTVARAMWHCMWPGTSEQEVPIDHITNGVHLPTWLNPRMETLYSDYFRCVDPLWHEDHDNPEIWQMIEEIPDKKLWEMHLWLKQKLFNRIRERKRIKWGSQLNEPGNLVAEGLMLNPSVLTIGFARRFSSYKRADLIFHDRTRLKRILTNPWRPVQIIFAGKAHPADNEGKEILQRIYEFAQQPEFGGRIGFVEDYGEQMAQYLVHGVDVWMNNPVPPMEACGTSGMKASLNGVLNLSILDGWWIEGYQGKNGWAFEGDPSQETRDASDSTALYNLLEKEVMPLYYSASMDGIPHGWVKMMKESIKSTSAAFSARRMVKEYVTRYYPTLVAGAQDR; encoded by the coding sequence ATGGCCGATCATAAGGACGGGCTTGCAGACAGGTTCCCACATGTGCCGGAACGGTTATCCGGCCTTGTCGATCTGGCATACAATCTCTGGTGGAGCTGGCACCCCGAGGCACGGGTGCTCTTTAAGCAGATCAACCAGCAGGCATGGAAAAAAAGCCTCCATAACCCGGTGAAGATGCTCCGGGATATCCCTCCCGAATATCTTGACGGCGTTCTTGCCAATCCCGCATATCTTCGCCGTTATGATATCATCATGAACCGTTTTTCCCGGTACATGGCAAACCACAGCGGGTGGTTTTCAGAACATTACCCAAAAGAAAAATCGCAGCCCATTGCCTATTTCTCTGCGGAGTACGGCCTCCATCACTCGCTCCCGTTTTATGCAGGCGGCCTCGGGTTCCTTGCAGGGGATCATTTAAAGGAATGCAGCGATCTCGGGGTCCCGCTGGTCGCAGTGGGATTCATGTACTCCGAAGGTTACCTCCACCAGCATATCCGTCCCGATGGCTGGCAGGATAATATCACGGAAGTGCTTGACCGCGATGCTGCGCCGATTACCCGGGTCCTGAACGCTGCCGGCAACCAGATGGTCATTCAGGTCCCGTTCATCGAGCCCCGGATGTATGCAGCGGCATGGAAGGTCAACGTGGGAAAAATTCCCCTCTTCCTGCTCGATACGGATATTGCAGAAAATCTTCCCGAAAACAGGACCATCTCCCACCGCCTGTACGCAGAGCAGACCGCACAGCGCCTCAAACAGGAGATCGTTCTTGGGATTGGCGGCCGGAAGATGCTTGCCGAACTTGGCATAGGATTTGCCGCCGTGCACCTTAACGAAGGTCATCCGGCATTTGCGCTGCTGGAAGGAATCCGGGAGCGCGTGGCGGCAGGCATGACCTTTCCCGATGCCATGGAGCAGGTGAAAAGAACCTCGGTCTTTACCACTCACACCCCGGTCCCCGCCGGCAATGATATCTTTCCCCGCGATCTTATGAATACGTATTTCTCCTCCTATTATGGGCAGATGGGTATCGACGCTGAGACCTTTTTTGGCCTCGGGCACCACCCCTGTGATGAGGGGACCGGGTTTAACATGACCGCGTTTGCCCTCAGGCTCACGCAGTACCACAACGCGGTCTCAAAAAAACATGGTACGGTTGCCCGGGCAATGTGGCACTGCATGTGGCCCGGCACAAGCGAGCAGGAAGTCCCCATCGACCATATCACAAACGGGGTCCATCTTCCCACGTGGCTCAACCCCCGGATGGAAACCCTGTACTCGGATTATTTCAGGTGCGTTGATCCCCTCTGGCACGAGGACCACGATAACCCGGAGATCTGGCAGATGATTGAGGAGATCCCGGACAAGAAACTCTGGGAGATGCACCTCTGGCTCAAACAGAAACTCTTCAACAGGATCCGGGAGCGCAAAAGGATAAAATGGGGAAGCCAGCTCAATGAGCCCGGCAACCTTGTGGCAGAAGGCCTGATGCTCAACCCCTCCGTCCTCACCATCGGATTTGCCCGTCGTTTTTCTTCCTATAAACGGGCAGATTTGATTTTTCATGACAGGACACGCCTCAAGAGGATCCTGACCAATCCCTGGCGCCCGGTGCAGATTATTTTTGCCGGAAAAGCTCACCCTGCAGATAACGAGGGTAAAGAGATCCTCCAGCGGATATACGAATTTGCCCAGCAGCCGGAATTTGGCGGCAGGATCGGGTTTGTGGAAGATTACGGGGAACAGATGGCCCAGTACCTTGTCCACGGCGTGGATGTCTGGATGAACAACCCTGTACCCCCCATGGAGGCGTGCGGGACAAGCGGAATGAAGGCTTCCTTAAACGGGGTACTGAACCTGAGCATCCTTGACGGGTGGTGGATTGAGGGCTACCAGGGAAAAAACGGATGGGCGTTCGAAGGCGATCCGTCTCAGGAAACGCGGGACGCATCGGACTCCACTGCGCTCTATAATCTGCTTGAAAAAGAGGTAATGCCGCTTTATTATTCTGCATCCATGGACGGGATCCCCCATGGCTGGGTAAAGATGATGAAGGAATCCATAAAGAGCACCAGTGCAGCATTTTCCGCCCGCCGTATGGTCAAGGAATATGTTACCAGGTACTATCCCACCCTCGTGGCGGGTGCACAGGACAGATGA